A genomic region of Amblyraja radiata isolate CabotCenter1 chromosome 16, sAmbRad1.1.pri, whole genome shotgun sequence contains the following coding sequences:
- the pnpo gene encoding pyridoxine-5'-phosphate oxidase yields the protein MWRRVTDTSISVAVTFSRRAAHSLLGDRRAGPAARPAGMSSTPGPSLDVAAMRKSYKCDQDAFEENHLVSLDPMKQFGDWFEDATKCPSILEANAMCLATCTRDGRPSARMLLLKGFGPDGFRFFTNHESRKGRELETNPFAAIVFYWEPLNRQVRIEGRVAMLPRKDSEEYFHSRPRSSQIGALVSHQSSVIPNREFLRKKNAEMEEVYKGQDVPIPDYWGGYVLEPESMEFWQGQTNRLHDRIVFQRQGQTQVPDSTLVHRAQGTWVYKRLSP from the exons atgtggcgGCGGGTAACTGACACCAGCATCAGTGTCGCCGTCACTTTCAGCAGACGCGCCGCGCACTCGCTGCTCGGCGACAGGAGAGCCGGCCCGGCTGCCAGACCCGCCGGCATGTCCTCCACACCCGGCCCCTCGCTGGACGTGGCCGCCATGAGGAAGAGCTACAAATGTGACCAGGAC GCTTTCGAAGAAAATCATCTGGTTTCATTGGACCCCATGAAGCAGTTTGGTGACTGGTTTGAAGATGCCACCAAGTGCCCGTCTATCCTAGAAGCCAATGCCATGTGCCTTGCAACCTGTACCAG GGATGGAAGACCCTCTGCTCGAATGCTGCTTCTCAAAGGGTTTGGACCCGATGGGTTCAGATTCTTCACCAACCACGAGAGCCGGAAGGGCCGTGAACTG GAGACCAATCCATTTGCAGCAATTGTGTTTTATTGGGAGCCCTTGAATAGGCAA GTGCGCATCGAAGGGCGGGTGGCAATGTTGCCGAGGAAGGATTCTGAGGAGTATTTCCattccaggcccaggagcagccaGATTGGGGCACTGGTCAGTCACCAGAGCTCAGTGATCCCAAACAGAGAG TTTCTGAGGAAGAAGAATGCAGAGATGGAGGAAGTCTACAAAGGTCAGGATGTGCCGATACCTGATTACTG GGGTGGCTACGTGCTGGAGCCGGAGTCCATGGAGTTCTGGCAGGGTCAGACCAACCGACTGCATGACAGGATCGTGTTCCAACGCCAGGGCCAGACTCAGGTCCCAGACTCCACCCTGGTCCACCGGGCCCAGGGCACCTGGGTGTATAAACGCCTGTCTCCGTGA